A genomic segment from Flavobacterium inviolabile encodes:
- the neuB gene encoding N-acetylneuraminate synthase: MNPYIEIAGRKIGQDFPPLVIAEIGINHEGSLQTAKEMVDAAYRAGVEVVKHQTHIVADEMSGAAKKVIPGNADVSIYEIMERCALNEAEELELKKYVESKGMIFISTPFSRAAAERLKKFDIPAYKIGSGECNNYPLLEHIASFGKPVILSTGMNTIESIQKAVAIFDKHNVPVALLHTTNLYPTPVHLVRFGAMMEMHKAFPDKVFGLSDHTLNNNACLGAVALGASVLERHFTDHMNRTGPDIVCSMDEQNCHNLIVDAAEMALMRGGTKKPAAEEQVTIDFAFATVCSIAPIQKGTIFTKDNIWVKRPGTGKILAEHFDNIIGKKASRDIENDAQLVWEDIV; the protein is encoded by the coding sequence ATGAACCCATATATAGAAATAGCAGGTAGAAAAATAGGACAGGATTTTCCGCCTTTAGTAATAGCCGAAATAGGAATCAATCATGAAGGTTCTTTACAAACAGCAAAAGAAATGGTCGATGCGGCATACAGAGCAGGGGTGGAAGTGGTAAAGCACCAGACTCATATTGTTGCGGATGAGATGAGTGGTGCGGCAAAAAAAGTGATACCCGGAAATGCCGATGTTTCAATCTATGAAATTATGGAGCGTTGTGCCTTAAATGAAGCAGAAGAGCTGGAGCTTAAAAAGTATGTGGAAAGTAAAGGAATGATTTTTATTTCCACACCGTTTTCAAGAGCTGCCGCCGAAAGACTGAAGAAATTTGACATACCGGCCTATAAGATCGGATCGGGCGAATGTAATAATTATCCGCTGCTGGAACATATCGCTTCTTTTGGGAAACCGGTAATTCTAAGCACCGGAATGAATACGATAGAAAGTATTCAGAAAGCCGTAGCCATTTTTGATAAACACAACGTGCCGGTAGCTTTACTGCACACCACAAATTTATATCCGACTCCGGTACATTTAGTACGTTTCGGTGCGATGATGGAAATGCACAAGGCTTTCCCGGATAAAGTGTTCGGATTAAGCGACCATACCTTAAACAACAATGCCTGTCTGGGAGCAGTTGCACTGGGAGCGTCCGTTTTGGAAAGACACTTCACAGACCACATGAACCGGACCGGACCGGATATCGTGTGTAGTATGGACGAACAAAACTGCCATAACCTGATTGTCGATGCGGCAGAAATGGCGTTGATGCGGGGAGGAACAAAAAAACCGGCAGCAGAAGAGCAGGTCACTATCGATTTTGCCTTTGCAACCGTATGCAGTATTGCGCCTATACAAAAAGGAACAATCTTTACAAAAGATAATATATGGGTAAAACGTCCCGGAACAGGTAAGATATTAGCGGAACATTTTGATAATATCATCGGTAAAAAAGCAAGTCGTGACATCGAAAACGATGCACAGCTGGTTTGGGAAGATATCGTATAA